GTGCAGGAAAGWTTTTATAGCACTTAAGGTTTAAACCTGGAGGCATTTTAAGTGATTATGTGATTACGAAGGAAAAAATTMTATAAGGAtgctgtagtttttaaaaagaataaacttGGAGGTTGATATTGGAGTGATGTTAAACATCATTACATCTAGTGTTTGCTTTCTTGCTCTGATTCTAAATTAaccaaacatttctgaacaaattGCTTAGTTAAGGTTGAGGGAAATAATGTAGTCACAACAAAGTCTAATAAACAAGAGAGCTTTCCCCTTTAATGAATGCTTAAGTGGGGGCCAGCAATAGAATCAATTAATCTACAGTatctaaatcaataaaataaattttccagttttatttacgGGTGCAGATGTTAACAGAACTTGRTCTTCtagattttattacaaaaaatatttgacaaaaatcttcctttgattttttttggaaCTACCTAATAATCTTTAGGTTCTAATTTTACTGTACTTACATACGGTAAATATGTGACCATAAATGGACTGAGCTCAGGACCAGAAATGGTtgagtttcagatttaaaaaaaggagaacgatgaaggataaaaaaaatcatactaatagaaataaatattaatattgagCACATTAGTCGATCAAACTAATGGACAGCCAGAAGCCGTGACCTACAAACCCCCTTGGTTGTGCTACTGctacattttcaaactaaacCATTTCAGTGACTAAACAACAGAGCTATTTTGACAAAACCTCCTGATCTTCAAAATCACACTTTGAAACCAACCTATACAGATTAATGGGAATTAATTACGCTGggttaaaaaacagaacaaaaactaaGCAAACAAAAGTCACTTTATACCAATTTccttttataacatttttctttcattcgttagattattttgtgcttttgatgTCTGAGAGAGAATTAATTTAAGAGCAATGTGAGTGTTTAAAAAGTACATAGCATGTTGCAGTTTGGTTTTGCAAGTCATATACTTTGAATATTCAGAGAGCTTCCAAAACAaagtagtaaaacaaaaattcgACTATTGACATACCATtgcttttcatgtttatttaagcTAAAATCCTAAAGCTCTTACACTCTTTAGAATGTTATGCCATTCAAATTTGGAGCTGCTAAATAGAGCTTTCATATTTAACCCACCCAACGTGAtataaagttacttttttcagtttttttttcgtCATCATtcatttatgtaatgttttcacagataaaCATCCTTGCTTATATTTTATGATTTCTCTAAGCAAAGACTCATGGATTGACTTTCAACTTAGCACTCAACGCTGGCACCAGATGAATAAAACTCTAAACYTTCTTATATTGTAAATAGAAAACTRCATCAACATTTATGTCATTTGTTTATGCAGAYATCTTGAAATCTCTCCATGCATGTTTACTGCCCCctgctgtttttcattattctgtttttccaaACGTCTGTGAGGAGGTGAGTGTGGAGAGAGCTCGTTGAACATAATTCGACAAATGTTACTTTGAGCATATKTGCTTACAAAAATCTTACATCATTTTATTCAACAGTCGCCTCTTACCCAGTGGTTCTCAAAGTTAAGTGTGACCATTGCCGGCCCAAAGGAACGAGCTGGGTTCATGCTGGCCCCTGTGTNCATCATTACATCTAGTGTTTGCTTTCTTGCTCTGATTCTAAATTAaccaaacatttctgaacaaattGCTTAGTTAAGGTTGAGGGAAATAATGTAGTCACAACAAAGTCTAATAAACAAGAGAGCTTTCCCCTTTAATGAATGCTTAAGTGGGGGCCAGCAATAGAATCAATTAATCTACAGTatctaaatcaataaaataaattttccagttttatttacgGGTGCAGATGTTAACAGAACTTGATCTTCtagattttattacaaaaaatatttgacaaaaatcttcctttgattttttttggaaCTACCTAATAATCTTTAGGTTCTAATTTTACTGTACTTACATACGGTAAATATGTGACCATAAATGGACTGAGCTCAGGACCAGAAATGGTtgagtttcagatttaaaaaaaggagaacgatgaaggataaaaaaaatcatactaatagaaataaatattaatattgagCACATTAGTCGATCAAACTAATGGACAGCCAGAAGCCGTGACCTACAAACCCCCTTGGTTGTGCTACTGctacattttcaaactaaacCATTTCAGTGACTAAACAACAGAGCTATTTTGACAAAACCTCCTGATCTTCAAAATCACACTTTGAAACCAACCTATACAGATTAATGGGAATTAATTACGCTGggttaaaaaacagaacaaaaactaaGCAAACAAAAGTCACTTTATACCAATTTccttttataacatttttctttcattcgttagattattttgtgcttttgatgTCTGAGAGAGAATTAATTTAAGAGCAATGTGAGTGTTTAAAAAGTACATAGCATGTTGCAGTTTGGTTTTGCAAGTCATATACTTTGAATATTCAGAGAGCTTCCAAAACAaagtagtaaaacaaaaattcgACTATTGACATACCATtgcttttcatgtttatttaagcTAAAATCCTAAAGCTCTTACACTCTTTAGAATGTTATGCCATTCAAATTTGGAGCTGCTAAATAGAGCTTTCATATTTAACCCACCCAACGTGAtataaagttacttttttcagtttttttttcgtCATCATtcatttatgtaatgttttcacagataaaCATCCTTGCTTATATTTTATGATTTCTCTAAGCAAAGACTCATGGATTGACTTTCAACTTAGCACTCAACGCTGGCACCAGATGAATAAAACTCTAAACYTTCTTATATTGTAAATAGAAAACTRCATCAACATTTATGTCATTTGTTTATGCAGAYATCTTGAAATCTCTCCATGCATGTTTACTGCCCCctgctgtttttcattattctgtttttccaaACGTCTGTGAGGAGGTGAGTGTGGAGAGAGCTCGTTGAACATAATTCGACAAATGTTACTTTGAGCATATKTGCTTACAAAAATCTTACATCATTTTATTCAACAGTCGCCTCTTACCCAGTGGTTCTCAAAGTTAAGTGTGACCATTGCCGGCCCAAAGGAACGAGCTGGGTTCATGCTGGCCCCTGTGTAAGGAATCTAAAAGACACATGTAATCATTGATTTTATCTAAAGaattaaatattataaaattaaatacaaactcACAGTGAAccaaaattataacttataGATCTGTGATATCAACATTTGCTAAACAAACAAAGCTGTGTTACGAGTAGCATCTTTTTCAMTGCACATTCATTTGCTCTGCAGGGTTCAGGAAGCCTCTGGAGATTGGTTGCCATGCGATGGCAGCCTCCAGTAAAGATCTGCACACATGGATGTGAGTTTCAGAGTACACTATCACAGACTGACAAATTACACCCTGAGAATACCTGTTTTCRTTCAGCTAAGGAACCGTCAGCCTTTCTTCTAAGTTAATTCTTGCCCCATTTATTGACGTGTGTGTATCTTTAAAACAGTTTKTTGGTTTTAAAACTGCCTTGTGGAAAGTTCCAGAATCTGTTCATCTATGTCTTATCAMACCTGTCTGATGCTGTTTTATTGTATCACTACTGTGATTTTTGTGTTACTGAGCTAAACTACAGTGAAAGTTACTTACTGCAAATAAGTGTCCTATAGCTACGGCAAATCCAATGGCCAGGCTTGCCGAACCACTTAGGTCTGTGCGTTTGGGATCACAAGTGGCAAAGATAGTGAAGACCAGCTCGAATGTGATGAGAAGCTCCACCAGAAGCGCGTGTCCTAATGAGATCTTAGAGCTCACCTTGAAAACACAATATTCTRTTTAAAAATGATGAGTAACACTTAGatttgttacaaaaacacattgagCAATGGAGGCGCTTTAGCTGTTACCATCGTCACACCGAGATGTCCTCGAACATCTGCAGGTGTGACTGCATAGAGGATCCCAGCTCCGGTGATGGCGCCCAGGCACTGAGCCACCACGTAGAACACACCTTTTGCCAGGCTCAGTTTTCTAGATACGACCATTGCTGCAGTGACAGCTGGGTTTATGTGGCCGCCGCTGATGTGGCCAAAACACTGAACCATGGTGGCAATGCTGAGGCCAAAGCAAAGGGAGATCAGCACCAAGTTGGTCGGTGGGGGATTTTCCTCCCCTGCGTGCCAGTTGATAGTGGAACCCAGGCTGAGGAGCACAAAGACAACGCTTGCCAGGTATTCTCCTGACACAGCCCTCCAGAAGCTTTTGGTCCATATCCCTTTAAAAGCCACCATTATGCTCTGACGGTTCGAGCAGGACAGAAACCTCCTGGAGAAAACAACAATGAGAAAAATGATTATCCTATTTGTATATTCCTGATGACTGCATGTGGCTGGGAATGTACTGAGCCCTATCAGAACTGCTGCCTCTAGGCAAAACATAACTCCACCAGAAATTTAAGACACCCACTTTCTGTTTCAGAATGTCTCTCTTTAAGCATTGTGTAGAGAGACTAGTATgataatacattaaaatgtaattaatatgTCCAACCATAGATTCTAATTgctaaacaaaatttaaaaatgacatgcatgaaggaaaaatcttaaaaataaaatttaaagataaagACAGATTACTTCCAACaagtatattttaatttagcagTCAATGAATGCTAAAACTTACCAGATGCAATGACGtgttctgtctctctctgtcgtCTGTGATGCAATTTCATTCATATGTCCTGGTGATTTGTCAAATTACGAGAGACAGCAATTCCTTGATTACATCTGTGCTTTTTGAAGCCCTAATGCTTGTGGCATACAGGGTTTCCAGAAGACCAGCAGGTTGTTTGAGTGCAGAAGTGCAGCTCGGAGCGACACATGGTGCCGTGGGACAGCAACCAGCAGCTTTATTGGGCGGATACCAAATCATCCCCTCACAGGAATTAAACAGCCTGCTCCTCAGGGGGGGTGGAGTTAAAGGGGATGCTTTTCATCTAAGGGTGTCAGCACAGTTAGGCAGTCAGCTTGAACGCTGCTACAGGAGCTTTGCATGATGGCAGAAatgagaattttatttaaactgtgcAGATCTAAAAACTTAAAAGACATGTTGTTTCTCCAAAAgcaatttcagaaaataattacGTAAGAGGAAAATATATACAAACCTCAGScaaaaaaaaatctaaacaaaaccccaaaaaactatttaatatgAATATGTAATTTAGACTAgtgtggatttttaaaacacatttctgaaaacagaGCATTTGGAATAACATCTTAGAAAGCCAGGAAGACACAACCATCTGTGGAATGTGACATAGCACGTATAACAGCACCTTCTTGATGTTTGTCactttatcttttgttttgttaaatggATGTTGTGCTGCCTCTTGGAAACCAATAAAATCAAMGGATGTAGTGAGAACTTTTGTTACAAAGATCATTTATCTTGGTAAGACGATAGATGACCCTCAAAAAACTTTGAGACTAAGTGAACCGTACCCCCAAAATCCAGTTACATTGCAAAGTAATGTTTCTACatataaaaatgtcatatttattaccattaattttgtacatttttgtatcAAAACTCTTGGAAGAGGGACCCCTTCTAGAAACAAAgatataattttccttctgttCTTCTTTTACCACAGAGCAGCACTTCACatcaaattatttctttagtttgtCTTCTTAATCAGCATGGGAAAAGAATWaaaaaaagtttctttgagTTTTGTYAAAAGTCACCTCAACAGTAAAACAGGACACATTTTAGTTATTGTGGAACACATATAGGCTGTGGGGATTAACctcaacaaaaacctttttaacaGTCAAGGGGTGYAAAGAGGGTTTGAATGGGAGGTTTTATTGATGCATAACAAACCTGTAGAATAAAACATTACTCTCACTGCAAGTCAAAAGAGAAGGAAGAGACAAATGCTTCCAGGACAggatttgttttctaaatcattaATATGATAGCTCTTTAGAGAGAAAGATGACAAAACCAAGATGTTCAACAACAcaacataaaattaaacaatagcaactttttttttttttctcaaatctgTCTGTGCTACGAAGGTGAACTTAGAAATGGCCCATGACAGAATATCTGTAACTGATTATTAACAATCAGTAAAACATTAATGTCTTAATCCACCAAGACAATTAGCAAcatataaatacatacaaataattaccacaagaaaaaaaatatttaaagtacaaaatcTTATCTAGAWATGCTCATTCTTATCCAGGTTTCAACTGCATTTAAAGATAAGTAAATGAATTGAAATGTCAGTGATGTTGAACAACGACCAGCAGTGCAAGCACTGAACAAACACGCACActgggatattttttttgtggtcaaACATTTCCTTAACATATTAGTGACCTTGCTCTGGAAGGACACGGCTTTGGGTTTTAATGTGTTGATAAATGTAATATGTTAATATTTGCCTAAGCATTGCCTCACACAAGTTCTATGTTGAACATGGTCCACATGAGCCAACATGAGGATTTAGAGGAAACTCAAGTTGACATTGAGAAGATGTGGCAGATCAACCGGACACAGCCAGCAAAAACTCCGGTCACTCTGGTACTTTCTGTGTTATTTCATGACAAGGACTTCAAacttttgaaatgaaattaaatgctTTCAAATTTTACAATCASATATGTATAACTTGAAGCTTGATCCTCAAAGGTTGTCTAAATTTTGTTGATAAATGTTCTATTTGAAAAACTATCATTGATCTCATCACAGTTCACACACAGTGCTATTAACTCGCCTGGACTGGAAGTTATTTTAGTAGTATTAGAATACTAATGGATTCCTCAGTGCTAAATGACTTTCTGAACAGTACCTGTTAAAACAGTTCATTATTCCTTTCAACACAACTTTACATTGGGCTTGTAACCCATTTataatatgtaaataattttaattattagcTGAATGCTGAAAGAAAANNNNNNNNNNNNNNNNNNNNNNNNNNNNNNNNNNNNNNNNNNNNNNNNNNNNNNNNNNNNNNNNNNNNNNNNNNNNNNNNNNNNNNNNNNNNNNNNNNNNNNNNNNNNNNNNNNNNNNNNNNNNNNNNNNNNNNNNNNNNNNNNNNNNNNNNNNNNNNNNNNNNNNNNNNNNNNNNNNNNNNNNNNNNNNNNNNNNNNNNNNNNNNNNNNNNNNNNNNNNNNNNNNNNNNNNNNNNNNNNNNNNNNNNNNNNNNNNNNNNNNNNNNNNNNNNNNNNNNNNNNNNNNNNNNNNNNNNNNNNNNNNNNNNNNNNNNNNNNNNNNNNNNNNNNNNNNNNNNNNNNNNNNNNNNNNNNNNNNNNNNNNNNNNNNNNNNNNNNNNNNNNNNNNNNNNNCCAAATTTATGCATGcatacagttttatttacaaaagtaaatatGGCCACTAGGCTTGCTCGTTATGcatcaaaatgtaaatctgCACAGCATATCCATTTAATTATTGATGACTTACATAAATCGTTTAACTGCGTTTCAGTATCATGAGATATTCCTGGTTTCTACTGCAGTGGTTCCTCCAGGCGTCGTACACATCAGAGGAGCCCCTCTTGTGCTAATTAAAATTGTGCCTAAATTCTTAAGATTTGTATGCGTCTAAATTGYGGCTGAGTCAGTTTATTCTTGTTGATGCAGTATCCGCTCTCTTTTACAAGGGACATGGCTCtagattttgcatgtttgtttMaaataaaacagttttatgtaaatttaaaactactgcTCACAGTTTCAGATATGCAACGTCACGTGGTCAGTATCATTAAATCAAGACATAACATTGTTATAATGTTAGATTGTGTCATCTTTKTARTATGTTACTTTTGATCATCGGGTCTTCTAAACATCCCTTTATCCAGTTTCTCATTAAAAGACACCCCTAAGAAATGGCACCATGGAGGAGCATTGCTATAATTTGCTGAAGggggagtgttggaaagagtagcccaatttcaaggtatgAAATTTGAAGTCTTAGCATTTTTTGGTTCAGCTCCTTCCTTtctaaatggaaattattgttttaatttggagCAATATGAAAGAAATTTTGAATTCATAATTAATGCAATTGKRTGTGTGATAgggttttgctttaaaatattgcCAGCAAAAATTTCACCCACAAACATTCAACCTTCMCAAATTTGCCTGAAAATATGTTGACCGTTTGCTGTATGGAGGACATATCCTRATAACTCAAGTCAAAGCAATTATCTAAATCAAATCAAGCAGCTTATAGCAATTCAAATTACAGTCCTTCGATCAAGGGACACCAGTGAATTGGGCTGGGCCAGAGGTACATGACCTAACAGTTAGACCCTGACCTGGTGTCAATTGATCAAAGTGGCATAATTCGATTGGCTAAAAGCTTCACTGCTGATTGATTTGGCTTGTGTCACCTCAGGATTGGCATCTTYGCAGGTGAATTTTTGGCAGGCAAAGTCTTGCAGGGGAATGTTTGCAGatgaatttaaagtaaaaaaaaaaaatcacatactTAATTGCACAGGATAGAAATTGAGTATTGTTGAATAACGTCTTACAAATGCGTGATTCTAATTAGACTATGTGACTTACATACTCTTTGTGTGctctacaaaaaacaaattattagtTTAACTGGATGTCTCTAAATTGCCTGTAGGTGTATATGTCTCTTGCCCAATTCCACTGGCTCTACTTCAGCAGCTTCAACTGGTTCAGCTTAATTCACTAGAACCACTCTNNNNNNNNNNNNNNNNNNNNNNNNNNNNNNNNNNNNNNNNNNNNNNNNNNNNNNNNNNNNNNNNNNNNNNNNNNNNNNNNNNNNNNNNNNNNNNNNNNNNNNNNNNNNNNNNNNNNNNNNNNNNNNNNNNNNNNNNNNNNNNNNNNNNNNNNNNNNNNNNNNNNNNNNNNNNNNNNNNNNNNNNNNNNNNNNNNNNNNNNNNNNNNNNNNNNNNNNNNNNNNNNNNNNNNNNNNNNNNNNNNNNNNNNNNNNNNNNNNNNNNNNNNNNNNNNNNNNNNNNNNNNNNNNNNNNNNNNNNNNNNNNNNNNNNNNNNNNNNNNNNNNNNNNNNNNNNNNNNNNNNNNNNNNNNNNNNNNNNNNNNNNNNNNNNNNNNNNNNNNNNNNNNNNNNNNNNNNNNNNNNNNNNNNNNNNNNNNNNNNNNNNNNNNNNNNNNNNNNNNNNNNNNNNNNNNNNNNNNNNNNNNNNNNNNNNNNNNNNNNNNNNNNNNNNNNNNNNNNNNNNNNNNNNNNNNNNNNNNNNNNNNNNNNNNNNNNNNNNNNNNNNNNNNNNNNNNNNNNNNNNNNNNNNNNNNNNNNNNNNNNNNNNNNNNNNNNNNNNNNNNNNNNNNNNNNNNNNNNNNNNNNNNNNNNNNNNNNNNNNNNNNNNNNNNNNNNNNNNNNNNNNNNNNNNNNNNNNNNNNNNNNNNNNNNNNNNNNNNNNNNNNNNNNNNNNNNNNNNNNNNNNNNNNNNNNNNNNNNNNNNNNNNNNNNNNNNNNNNNNNNNNNNNNNNNNNNNNNNNNNNNNNNNNNNNNNNNNNNNNNNNNNNNNNNNNNNNNNNNNNNNNNNNNNNNNNNNNNNNNNNNNNNNNNNNNNNNNNNNNNNNNNNNNNNNNNNNNNNNNNNNNNNNNNNNNNNNNNNNNNNNNNNNNNNNNNNNNNNNNNNNNNNNNNNNNNNNNNNNNNNNNNNNNNNNNNNNNNNNNNNNNNNNNNNNNNNNNNNNNNNNNNNNNNNNNNNNNNNNNNNNNNNNNNNNNNNNNNNNNNNNNNNNNNNNNNNNNNNNNNNNNNNNNNNNNNNNNNNNNNNNNNNNNNNNNNNNNNNNNNNNNNNNNNNNNNNNNNNNNNNNNNNNNNNNNNNNNNNNNNNNNNNNNNNNNNNNNNNNNNNNNNNNNNNNNNNNNNNNNNNNNNNNNNNNNNNNNNNNNNNNNNNNNNNNNNNNNNNNNNNNNNNNNNNNNNNNNNNNNNNNNNNNNNNNNNNNNNNNNNNNNNNNNNNNNNNNNNNNNNNNNNNNNNNNNNNNNNNNNNNNNNNNNNNNNNNNNNNNNNNNNNNNNNNNNNNNNNNNNNNNNNNNNNNNNNNNNNNNNNNNNNNNNNNNNNNNNNNNNNNNNNNNNNNNNNN
The Poecilia reticulata strain Guanapo linkage group LG17, Guppy_female_1.0+MT, whole genome shotgun sequence DNA segment above includes these coding regions:
- the aqp4 gene encoding aquaporin-4, with translation MNEIASQTTERDRTRHCIWRFLSCSNRQSIMVAFKGIWTKSFWRAVSGEYLASVVFVLLSLGSTINWHAGEENPPPTNLVLISLCFGLSIATMVQCFGHISGGHINPAVTAAMVVSRKLSLAKGVFYVVAQCLGAITGAGILYAVTPADVRGHLGVTMVSSKISLGHALLVELLITFELVFTIFATCDPKRTDLSGSASLAIGFAVAIGHLFAIPYTGASMNPARSFGPAMVTLNFENHWVYWLGPILGGILAAALYEYLYCPDPEVKKRLKQVFKKDSTGKYKVVESEETIIKPGSVHNIDLTEKVEKNDSFQESSGEVLSSV